AGTTTAGGAAATAACAAATATCTAATGGTAGAAGGCAAAGCGTTTGAATCACACGAAAGTGAACTGTTTATTCTTTGGGAAAAATGGTGTGATTTGCTAATTTTAGTGGATGACGGATATATTCCTTATGATTTCTTTCACAGTTGTCCTAGGAAGAGATTCATTTGTATCTCCGAAACGAAACCAGACACTGATTGCTTTACAGTGTGCGATGACACAAATTTGGATGAACTGGATGAAGTTTCGCAGCAAAAAATTCTGTCGTCGCTGGTGAATTTTCAAGGTCATGATATTCCTTTTAGGAAACTAGCAGGAGATAAGTACAGCTTAGTGGATGGTAATATCATTATGCAGCTTTTGTCTGAAAAGGTTGTTCTTGGCGATGAGCTTTTTGGCGACTTGGAGTACTATATACCTCGAACGTTGCGACTTGTGGGCAGAGTCAGACAGAAGATTTTACGCAACATGATTGACGCTCCTGTTACATTTGCTGTTAGTGGACTTTCAGATTCTGAATTACAGCAAATGGCGCCTCATGCTGTGAAATTTGAGGCAATGAACACGCAGAACGAGGACCTGGATCACTGCGGAGTTGTAGCTGTCGAGTCGGAAGATGATTTCATACAATTAGCGAAACCACAGCAGTCTATTCACTGGCTTTGCAGGCAAAATAGCGGTTTACTATGGAAGGAATCTAGAGGAGACATTAGAACCATAAAGAACTGGATACAACTTAGCAAAACAAACTTGTTTGAGAATGTCGATTCCATTGCTGATGTTCCCCATCGTCTGGTTTTGGTATCTGCTGAATCTGGGATGGGAAAATCTACACTTCTGAGTCATCTAGCACTTGGAATCAAGCACATGAACCCATCTATGTGGGTAATAAGGGTAAATTTGAATGATTTCACTAATTTACTAGAAGTTTTACCAGAAGATGTAGATTTGGCACATGTAATAACATTTATACTGGAGGTTTCAGGGATTCCCTCAGAATGGAGAGACATTTTGAGAATGAAGTTGGTGAAAATGGAGGAGGTATGCATGTTATTTGACGGATACGATGAGATTAGTCCCACTCACGCGGGAAAGGTGACACTGATGCTAAAACATCTTCAGGCAAGTAAGGTTCAGAAGTTATGGGTGACCACACGACCTGTAATGAAGCAGAGACTGGAACAGGACTTGTCCACGTTGGCTTTCACATTACAGCCGTTCTCAGATACAGACCAGGCAAATTTCTTGGCCAAATTCTGGAAGAAAActttccctgaaattaatgaaattagtttatgtaaatttattgtgaAGTTGCAACATTTGACTGCAATCAATCTCAATGACAAAGAAAGATATTTTCTGGGAATTCCTTTACAGTCACGATTGCTTGCAGAGGCTTTTGAAgatgacttgagaaattatatcGAAACTGAGGAAATTGGTCTACCATTGAAGGTGGATTTAATTCAGCTTTGTAACAGATTTGTACAAAGAAAGTTTGAGATTTCTTGCGAGAAGAACAATGTAGACAAAACAAAACCTGGGTTAATACAGGATTATGAAGAATTAAGAGAAACATTTGAACAAAATCATATGTTATCAGCTTTGTTAGCCATCCTTCCGAACGCCCATGTGAAAAAGTTGCCAGGTTCAGATATCGTTATTAAtagaattacaaaattttcaaatcgGATTGAGGAAGGTCGTGAGAAAACaggaattattaaagaaattgtgAATGGCAAACCAGTCTTTATACACCGAACATTCTCTGAATATTTTGCAGCTCTTTGGTTTGCCAGAAATTATGAATTTGTGAGAAACCTTCTGACAGAATTACTTTTCGatcaaaattttcaagttttaagAAACTTTTTTGATAGAATCGTGGCTCAGGAATTTGAGTTACATGTGGCAGTTGTTAATCAAGACAAAACAGCAGTGGATACATTGTTGTTATCACAGAACATAGACGTGAATGCCAAAGATCATGGTGGAAGAACTGCCTTATTTCTTGCTGTTATGAACTACATCGACTCATACAGTGAAACGTCGTGTAATGTGACAAACCAAGTTCTTCAAACTTTGTTAAGGTACGGAGCAGATCCAAATATCAGAGATGACGTCTTGAACTGGTCCCCACTCTGCCTTGGTGACAAAATAAGAGCTTGGCCAGCCGTTGATTTGTTGTTAGGAAGCTCTGCAGATGCTGCGGACTTACTTTTCACCAAACTGAACATGTGTAATAATGCTTACGTCCAAGAAATGTTGCGAGTGGCATCTATAAATGGACTTGTGAACTTAATAGCATTTATGTTGAACAATGGCATTCCTGTTGGATACTGGATCCGCATGGGTTACGGAAGGTATAGGTGTGAAGCAACAATGTTGCACATCGCAGCGAAACACGGCCAATTAGATCTTGTGAAATATCTAGTAAAAAGCGAAGCTGATGTAGAGGCACAGGATCGTGGCCTTTACAAGAGGACACCTCTGATATGGGCTGCTGAAGAAGGAGAGCTGGAAGTTGTGAAATTCTTGAAAGATCATGGCGCTAGTGTAACGTCATGCGATTGGTGTGGCAACACTGCATTGCTGAGAGCtgcaaaaaatggaaaatttgctGTTGTTTCTTTGTTGTTGCGTGAGTCAGAGATTACAGCTTGCGACCAGTTCGGCAACAATATTCTTCACATTGCTGCCAAAACAGGGAATGTGGAACTGGTCACTCAGTTGCTGGATGCTGGGCTGCGCGTGAATTCCTACAATTACAGACAGCAGACTCCGTTGTGGCTGGCGGCGTGGTTTGGTCGTGTTCCCGTCGCGCGATTGTTGCTGCAGCGAGGCGCGGATCTTAATTTGCAAGATTCCAGTGACGGCTTCACACCCCTTCACGCTGCTGCCAGTGGCGGCCACCTACAGATTGTGCAATGTCTTGTGGATCATGATGCCAACCTCAGAATATATAGCAAATCAGGTCGAACGCCATTGCACGTGGCTATTGCATGGAAACACACAGCTGTGGCTGATTTTCTTGCAAATAGTTCGATGTATTAGACACTGTATTGACCATGAAAAGTGATTACCGTCCTCAATGCAAATTAATCTGACAACGGCCACTTCTATAGTACAAAAATAAACATTCTCTATGGGGTGTTACTGACAAGATCGCAACTGGCTCCATGTGGAGGGTATGTACATGGTGTTTAATTTTGAATGGTAGGTTGCTTCCGATTCTTGTTTCTACAGTATGCAGTGTGGAAGTGGTGCAACTGTGCAGATAGAAAGgcgaaatagaatacattaaagtaAATACAAAACGTGCATTTTATAATCAACTGCATGActaattagaaaattatgttgaaagtatatgtagtttggcaacagcgtatTGCCGGCTTACCTACGAACTCAGGTCTGAGTAGCAGCATTTCGTCCCTTAGTCACTCCAGTAGGTTACCATACTTCCTAGGCAGGATATAACTATacgtgttaaggggttaggtatgcttacagcagtaaaatttttggaaatattcaacatttttttcctccattagtgTAGCTTATACAATagtgaaaatttgtatgtgtaaaacactgtccttctgctgtataaaaaaatatttttaagatttaaattcaaaatggtgtcagttcactgtgcagtgataaagcgtttccctcataactcataaacttgttaactttttcatgttttctctcttttattttattgctgaaactcatgtttacaatatcatgctctttcaactacattccttaataaataatatattttttttttattttgtgttagatatttgaccatttttttaaatgaatttatttttatcagacaatctatcaaaggtagagaagtgatcttgcatcatttgtagatatgacatgcataaatatacacaaaatttcatcacagaatgttggatagtttttgagttatgcggaaaacgcttcatcactgcacagtgaactttgaattttgaaaaaaaaaaaaatatatatatatatatatacacacacatataattGTTATTAAGTCGTAAAaacatgtttatcatatagcgaaaggccagtgttttacacatactaattttaattattgtctaagatacagtaatggaggaaaaagtgttgaatatttccaaaattgtattccttgaagctgtacctaaccccttagtcTAACCTGTTAGGGGGCAAAACAGGGTGCAATAAATGgagatactattactactactactactactactactactactactactactactactactactactactactgctgctgctgctgctactactactactactactactactactactactactactaataataataataataatattattaataataatgacgatgtaATATCACTGTTTCATATAATATGTATGTAGCTATTTTATGTAGGGTAAACtaaggtctgttggacagtcgggcatattggacactctgtactttaacgtgttaccacgccacttgtgggcatcaaattctgctagaagtcaatgacggaagtagccccactcgtggcgaCATAGATAAACTCTGTTATTAGGGCAGCTAGCAAAAAATGGGAAAAAGGGAAAGTTGTAGGAAATATGTAGGCTAGTTGTGAATGTAACGTGCTCGAATTTTCAAAGTAGAATGCACCGTTGAGATTATACCCTGGTACGAACCTCAAAGAGAATAGAAAATGCCCTGTTGCCACATGTTTCGTCTTTAAAGGTGGCTTTTACGTTATCACAATCACCATAGTGTACcgggtaaattattaaataatgacagttagcagtgttgccaatgcaGATTCAGAAAAACCGCCATGCTAGAACGAATTTCCCCCGAATCCTTAAGCTctcaatgtaaagaaatgtttctttgtactgtgagaagttaaataacaATCGCTAATCTCTGCGTGTCGACTATTTTTATCTGTTAAATAATAGGCTACGTTTCTAAAATCCACTAGAACTAGCGGAAATCCCATTAATTTCGCAGCATTAGGACTGACGGGTGTGTCGTTCTAGTGTACAGCCTCAACGATGTATTCTACGgtaaaaattcaagcacattagattgaaaactaccaacatatttacaataaatttctcctctttacattttttttatatctgcaCTAATAAAAAAGTGTGTCTATGTtgccggacttttgaatcaccctgtatgtgttTTATATCATATACGTCCTAAATGTAATGTCTGTTTCTATGAAATACTTGAGTTTTTTATGCAATAAGTCTGTGTGTTATgttttgcatatgtattttatataatatgtctgTGTCCCATGTATTTTGTATCTCTGTCTAAGTATTAtgtctattttatcttatatctgcGTATTTCTATATAATATGTCTGTGATTTTTTACTAtgtcatataatttaatttaatatgtgtatattatgtaatatgtatatattttatgtaatgtctgtcATTTTATGTCCTACGTATCTTTCTATGTAACGCGTCTATTTCACTTAGTAATATGTACTGTACAGtgtgcatttgtaagtaagtttttaagtatttgtatataattatgtatgaattattacagccctaatatacccaacggtaaaatagggttcaataaatttggaaatccaataaaataaatattttttttttaaagcaaacgtccattttattgaaaaactgcaaaggaataaatcattcattatcagtTTCTGTAATGATAAAAGTGAAAATCAGAATAGTACGGATAGCACTTGTCAAGTAGTACTTCGTTTAGTCCTCTTGTTCTTGAGTTTTCCTTGTActtcttgaattccccttgttcgtcctttatttttcttgtatttcccttgtactcTTTGAATTTGCCTTGTTCTTgctctattccccttgtttttgtattccctttgttcttcgtgtattcctcttgttcttgtattgtCCTTGTActtcttgaattccccttgttcgtcctttatttttcttgtatttcccttgtactcTTTGAATTTTCATTGTTCTTCCTCTATTCCACTTGtttttgtattccctttgttcttcgtGTATACCTCTTGCTCTTGTATTGCCCTTGTActtcttgaattccccttgtCCGTCCTCTATttcccttgtatttctcttgtagGCTACTTCTTGAATTCCCTTCTTCATATATCATCCGTTCAGAGtaaaaatggtgtaagtcaaaattgggtaatgaggtttaaagtaaaaattctgtaaaatacagcgcaaagtagcaactaatatgtccttcgtgctgtccactgactactaatagtttaaataaattgaatattaattgctactttgcgctgtattttacagaatgtttactttaaccctcattacccatttttgacttacaccacttctgctctcaacggctcatatattgctcttgttcttgtattctcttTGCATTCATTGAACTCCTCTTGTTTCTCTGCATTTCACcttctttcctttcattttccTTTTACCGTGGTACTTCACCCCATCTGTTACCTGGTATTGATGAGTTAGCTGTCATGCTAGATTTCGCCCTCTTACGCAAGGGTTTGTAGCCACTCCTGCTGGAAGATAACGAATCCGTGATTCATCTGTCTGATAAAAGATAAAAGATAATTGCGTATCGGTGTCAGAATTGAAACAGTATAGAAATTCTGGCACTGCCTGACGGTCCAAATGTGACAGGTTGGTGAGTGTGTGTTGCatttattttacagtgttttgtgTTACGTGCCATGTGTTTGGATTTTCTGTTTTACGATAGTTCTCTCTGTAAACTTAATGAAACACTAGTGACGTCAAAGGCACGAAAGTTACACGTATCAGCTGAGAAGAGTACAATCTGTTGAAAGCAAATTTTATAGTGAATAGTGCATCTCCAATTTCATCCACATTCTACTGGTCTGTATGTGTTATTGATGGACAGTGTCGAATGTTTTTCGCTATCGAATGCATGCCGGTACCCGATAGTTCCATTCGTTTTCGGTGAAGTTGTTTACGTAAACGAAGAACATATTTGCGTCATTATAACAATATGTAAGCttatttgtcatttatttttatcactgttACAATTAAAGAGTTTCACTTggtcttaatttacataaatttgtagGTTACAGTTGTTCTGTTTCTACAGAATGAGTGGATTGTTTTCGTTTCAAGTGGTCGGGTAAATATGATGTTTTACATTTATAGGCTCTCACACAAATGTTGAATTATCTTCATATTTCTATATACGTTGAAAGATTAATGGAACGGACAAAAATTCtctcgtatgatgacgcagaatatctgcatggaatagtaatatgcgttacaagagcgatatgttgaagttttcatgttcgaggaaaagattgaaaaagcgaaacgtagttgagcttttttaatttccgagaacatgaaaacaaacataccgctcgtgtatcgtacattttgtgcgaagatcgtttattacatacctgatagaggaatttctaattagttgcaatgaaatctccatcttggtttctgttcaatgacggcaactttggaaaacaaatatatctatcttcaacattgttgctacaaaacgttttctgtgtttactatattccagcaggccgtgatatacgtctgtcttttttttcccccagtctataaatgcgaacttaaaacaaacggtaaggttatgtaatgatttatttttcattttaatattttaataatattatttatataacatattgcagtaataacatcggcatctggaatcttgttgattttttcatggcttccttaatgttacttgcattataaatgcagtagcttttgtggtgttgtagagtttacttaatttttgcaaatatttaaaaacaataattaacagtgcaatttaggtgaaattgcagtggtaagtttccaatttataattattactattaaacgtctctaaaaataatatgttaaaagcctaaagcagtaaaatgaatatggcgcttaagcggtaagaagagggaaattgttatgagtgttacgttgggaatactgaatgtggtatttcacacttaccgcgtattggttttgtgcggaaagcaagcaaatacacacgatctcgcacaaatatcatatgtacttcggtacattaaaataatatatgtgatatgcgtaaatcacttcgtgatttaagacggcgcttattccgtcggatcccggccaactagtcactcataacgagtgcacctcagcacatgtgtggacttcggtcctaggttcatagacatctatgacgtaatgcagaaggcggccactagagggaacctaagagttggaacttaaactgagacgattctgtccgacaccgggatgggtatccggtgtggcttggtggataaagcatcagcacgtagagctgaaaacccgggttcaaatcctggtgccggtgagaatttttctccgttccattactctttcatcgtatgatgacgcagaatatctgcatggtaatatcatatgtacttcggtacattaaagtaatatatatatatatatatatatattttttttttttttttcttttattcattttcataAGACGAGATGCAGAAAATAAGTAAGCCTACCTCGGAGGAGACCCAGgccaggaaaaaaaataaataaataataataataataataataataataataataataataataataataataattacatacaaaaattacgaaaaaaattggaaatttatcctttggagaggtggaaaaattcaaatatctcggagcaacagtaacaaatataaatgatactcgggaggaaattaaacgcagaataaatatgggaaatgcctattattattcggttgagaaacttttatcatccagtgtgctgtcaaaaaatctgaaagttagaatttgtaaaacagttgtattaccggttgttccaaAATAGGGGCCCACTCTGTTGAATGCCTAGATGCTCTGTCCGGTCCTGGcccttttaaaaagaaaatagagGGTATGgaattattttcttaaatgtattgTAGTCCATGAGAAAATTACTTTCTAAAATATGGTTGAGTAATGGTAAACTTTAGCGGTCCCAGTACTTGCGCACTTAGATTATTTTGTCGGTTTTGCtttaagaaatacaaaaacaattCTGTTTATTGTTCTTTGATCTGGGGTACAAATCCAGCAACTAACTTGTCTTCATTACAGTGAAATAAGTTGTACTGGAACAAATACTTTAGGGCAATGGTAACCTACTGGGACCGCAAAAGTTTATCATTGCCTATGATtggttattaatgtgattgttgaTATAATGTGAGCCCGTGTATCTGAGTAGTTTATTTTTCCGCGCTCTCCCCTCTCGTACATATCAAGGGTGACAACAAAACCACCACTGTTTCATTCCTTATTGGCCATAAACATAAATAGAatgattcgaaattttctcgggcttccagccaggtcataagttggtgatccaccgacgtttcgaggatgttcatcttcctcatcttcagggtaaataagcccgagaaaatttcgaattatcacttcgccaggaaagcttcagtagttataaataaaatgaattcgaCATGGCAAACGAAATTCTGACTATCGTCATTACTAACTATAATTTCGTACATAATAACATGGCCTACTACATGGATCTATAAAACTGAAGTATTTACTGAGTTTTTccaatgaatataataattttggaTGTTGGAATAGCTTACTGTTTAAATATACGTAGGGGATAATTAAAAATATGCATGGAATTTATGATTGTTTAAGGAGACTCATAGAGAAACAAAAGACAGTTGGTAGCCTACGTATGTACAgaagtaattaatattaattaattaatttatttatttacttatttatttatttatctatccacttatttatctatttacatatttatttattaattaatttatttactgatttattcattacattacattcagtgttctgcccaagggcaggcctttcactgcaaacccagctttctccaatctttcctattttttgtcttcctctttgtctcctcatatgatccatttattcattatattcattcattcattcattcattaattcattcacatttattagatatttattcatttatttacttctttattttttcacttattaattaattaatttagtcatttatttatttacttcttatttatttatttactcatttattcattcattccaattaattaatttatatatctatttgtataattatttattgatttacgtatttgtctatttatttatatatttatttatttacgtatttatctatttaaaag
This sequence is a window from Periplaneta americana isolate PAMFEO1 chromosome 2, P.americana_PAMFEO1_priV1, whole genome shotgun sequence. Protein-coding genes within it:
- the LOC138713387 gene encoding uncharacterized protein, with translation MEGYETDLGAGANNKGHLSEIEQLKMYLEHIKLQMENKLRQKRKQLEEELEAEYSRYKNYLEQHFLRIKERLEYDLKMGTNGEDLLTCSELFSGKDRTNSNRLEIRIEDYRKRSSSADGRGLNFETKMLALLFMRGVNTTPKFSLASNVAGVGQFDDIVFAYMDETQNDIKIMFIQLKHKQNVYRKKTRNISTSLLSLRGDYSVPQYCKSYPEVMKWLRNRDVTSNINIDNVELVLFTNNALHTNTLCPDGQHSVLFTEGEVYCFTEENDTYIYNLFQQLETYGSFLHEFKAREEDSTEKLEEMKKQISSVDIRRKLIELERDANKISREINDWGNLSHYKDFLSRFKVYSLQSDESGLDRFIKKEIQTACGTGTSATGIIFERLLKEIHNWWEKESFFLTEEALFWRGIMQARINEFNDDLVRKLNSLNIRFNEENVNKCKEIISDNTTLHISPMKRDSSLLVCLKVHQSLGNNKYLMVEGKAFESHESELFILWEKWCDLLILVDDGYIPYDFFHSCPRKRFICISETKPDTDCFTVCDDTNLDELDEVSQQKILSSLVNFQGHDIPFRKLAGDKYSLVDGNIIMQLLSEKVVLGDELFGDLEYYIPRTLRLVGRVRQKILRNMIDAPVTFAVSGLSDSELQQMAPHAVKFEAMNTQNEDLDHCGVVAVESEDDFIQLAKPQQSIHWLCRQNSGLLWKESRGDIRTIKNWIQLSKTNLFENVDSIADVPHRLVLVSAESGMGKSTLLSHLALGIKHMNPSMWVIRVNLNDFTNLLEVLPEDVDLAHVITFILEVSGIPSEWRDILRMKLVKMEEVCMLFDGYDEISPTHAGKVTLMLKHLQASKVQKLWVTTRPVMKQRLEQDLSTLAFTLQPFSDTDQANFLAKFWKKTFPEINEISLCKFIVKLQHLTAINLNDKERYFLGIPLQSRLLAEAFEDDLRNYIETEEIGLPLKVDLIQLCNRFVQRKFEISCEKNNVDKTKPGLIQDYEELRETFEQNHMLSALLAILPNAHVKKLPGSDIVINRITKFSNRIEEGREKTGIIKEIVNGKPVFIHRTFSEYFAALWFARNYEFVRNLLTELLFDQNFQVLRNFFDRIVAQEFELHVAVVNQDKTAVDTLLLSQNIDVNAKDHGGRTALFLAVMNYIDSYSETSCNVTNQVLQTLLRYGADPNIRDDVLNWSPLCLGDKIRAWPAVDLLLGSSADAADLLFTKLNMCNNAYVQEMLRVASINGLVNLIAFMLNNGIPVGYWIRMGYGRYRCEATMLHIAAKHGQLDLVKYLVKSEADVEAQDRGLYKRTPLIWAAEEGELEVVKFLKDHGASVTSCDWCGNTALLRAAKNGKFAVVSLLLRESEITACDQFGNNILHIAAKTGNVELVTQLLDAGLRVNSYNYRQQTPLWLAAWFGRVPVARLLLQRGADLNLQDSSDGFTPLHAAASGGHLQIVQCLVDHDANLRIYSKSGRTPLHVAIAWKHTAVADFLANSSMY